In one window of Comamonas testosteroni DNA:
- a CDS encoding enoyl-CoA hydratase produces the protein MAYETIEVRVEAEKVGIITLNRPKQLNALNDQLMDELGDALRKFDADKSIGCMIITGSERAFAAGADIGAMAKYSFADAYGGDYITRNWETIRSIRKPVIAAVSGFALGGGCELAMMCDFIIAADNAKFGQPEIKLGVIPGAGGTQRLPRAVGKSKAMDMALTARMMDASEAERAGLVSRVVPFDKLMEETLGAAIIISGFSQLAVMAAKESVNRAFESGLSDGVMFERRLFHALFATQDQKEGMDAFVNKRPANFTHQ, from the coding sequence TTGGCCTACGAAACCATCGAAGTCCGCGTGGAAGCGGAAAAAGTCGGCATCATCACGCTGAACCGCCCCAAGCAGCTCAATGCCCTGAACGACCAGCTCATGGACGAACTGGGCGATGCGCTCAGGAAGTTCGATGCAGACAAAAGCATTGGCTGCATGATCATCACCGGCAGCGAACGCGCCTTTGCCGCCGGTGCCGACATCGGTGCCATGGCCAAGTACAGCTTTGCCGACGCCTATGGCGGCGACTACATCACGCGCAACTGGGAAACCATTCGCAGCATCCGCAAGCCCGTGATTGCCGCCGTCAGCGGCTTTGCCCTGGGTGGCGGCTGCGAGCTGGCGATGATGTGCGACTTCATCATCGCTGCCGATAACGCCAAGTTCGGCCAGCCAGAGATCAAGCTGGGCGTGATTCCCGGTGCCGGCGGCACGCAGCGCCTGCCGCGTGCCGTGGGCAAATCCAAGGCCATGGACATGGCTCTGACCGCCCGCATGATGGATGCCAGCGAGGCCGAGCGTGCCGGTCTGGTCAGCCGCGTCGTGCCTTTTGACAAGCTCATGGAAGAGACGCTGGGCGCCGCCATCATCATCAGCGGCTTCTCCCAGCTGGCCGTAATGGCTGCCAAGGAGTCCGTGAACCGCGCCTTCGAGAGCGGACTGTCCGACGGCGTGATGTTCGAGCGCCGCCTGTTCCACGCCCTGTTTGCCACCCAGGACCAGAAGGAAGGCATGGACGCCTTCGTGAACAAGCGCCCCGCTAACTTCACCCACCAGTAA
- a CDS encoding M61 family metallopeptidase, which produces MTSDPNTCGIHSDIRFAVQASAVDAHLFDVELHIAQPAAQQLLSLPVWIPGSYLVREFSKNLQGLKATQNGEPVTVQQLSKNQWKIDCNADSACVISYQVCAYDTSVRTAWLDRRRGFFNGTSLCLRAHGQEDHPHALELLGSPATEGWQVATGLKPAQVDANGFGLYTAAHYDELVDCPVEMGRFWRGSFTVGGVPHEFVVAGAAPSFDGERLLADTQKICEAEIAFWHADGSQPPMDRYVFMLNVVDDNYGGLEHRNSTALICGRRDLPRKAEARAGEGYNTLLGLISHEYFHTWNVKRLRPAELARYDYEQENYTELLWFFEGFTSYYDDLFLRRAGLLDNSQYLKLVTRTINQVLQTPGRLVQSVAESSFDAWVKYYRQDENTANHTVSYYTKGSLVALCLDLALRANGTGSLDDVMRGLWRCSEGGPISEADVLAVVSEVGNPEIAGQLQAWVHSTEDLPLRELLATHGIKSKAEPAQLAQKLGLRVQENHSVQIKTVLRGGAAEQAGMMAGDEWLAVEADGQRWRINKLDDVQLYAAGSNQLTAWVARDQQILQLTLNLGGLLAKAASEDADSASPISNLGLEISDKAAAERWLTGIAA; this is translated from the coding sequence ATGACCTCTGATCCCAATACCTGCGGCATTCACTCCGACATCCGCTTCGCCGTGCAGGCCAGCGCGGTGGACGCCCATCTTTTTGATGTGGAGCTGCATATCGCCCAGCCTGCGGCGCAGCAGCTGCTGTCGCTGCCGGTGTGGATTCCGGGCAGCTATCTGGTGCGCGAGTTTTCCAAGAATCTGCAGGGCTTGAAGGCCACGCAGAACGGTGAGCCCGTGACCGTGCAACAGCTCAGCAAGAATCAATGGAAAATCGACTGCAACGCTGATTCAGCATGCGTTATCAGCTATCAGGTTTGCGCCTATGACACCTCGGTGCGCACGGCCTGGCTAGATCGCCGGCGTGGCTTCTTCAACGGCACCAGCCTGTGCCTGCGCGCGCATGGCCAGGAAGATCACCCCCATGCCCTGGAGCTGCTCGGCAGCCCCGCCACCGAGGGCTGGCAGGTGGCCACCGGCCTGAAGCCGGCGCAGGTCGACGCCAACGGCTTCGGCCTCTACACGGCAGCCCATTACGACGAGCTGGTGGACTGCCCCGTCGAAATGGGGCGCTTCTGGCGCGGCAGCTTTACGGTCGGCGGCGTGCCGCACGAGTTTGTGGTCGCCGGTGCCGCGCCCAGCTTTGATGGCGAGCGCCTGCTCGCCGATACGCAAAAGATCTGCGAGGCCGAGATCGCCTTCTGGCATGCCGACGGCAGCCAGCCGCCCATGGATCGCTATGTCTTCATGCTCAATGTGGTCGATGACAACTATGGCGGCCTCGAGCACCGCAACAGCACGGCACTGATCTGCGGCCGCCGCGATCTGCCGCGCAAGGCAGAAGCCAGGGCCGGCGAGGGCTACAACACCCTGCTGGGCCTGATCAGCCACGAGTACTTCCACACCTGGAACGTCAAGCGCCTGCGCCCGGCAGAACTGGCCCGCTACGACTACGAGCAGGAGAACTACACCGAGCTGCTGTGGTTCTTTGAAGGCTTCACCAGCTACTACGACGATCTGTTCCTGCGCCGCGCCGGACTGCTGGACAACAGCCAGTACCTCAAGCTCGTCACGCGCACCATCAACCAGGTGCTGCAGACGCCGGGCCGCCTGGTGCAGTCCGTGGCCGAGTCCAGCTTCGACGCCTGGGTCAAGTACTACCGCCAGGACGAGAACACTGCCAATCACACGGTCAGCTACTACACCAAGGGCTCGCTGGTTGCTCTGTGCCTCGATCTGGCCCTGCGCGCCAACGGTACGGGCAGCCTGGACGATGTGATGCGCGGCCTGTGGCGCTGCAGTGAAGGCGGCCCCATCAGCGAAGCCGATGTGCTGGCCGTGGTCAGCGAAGTGGGCAACCCCGAGATTGCCGGGCAGCTGCAAGCCTGGGTGCATTCCACCGAGGATCTGCCGCTGCGCGAGCTGCTGGCCACGCATGGAATCAAAAGCAAGGCCGAGCCCGCACAGCTGGCACAGAAACTGGGCCTGCGTGTCCAGGAAAACCATAGCGTGCAGATCAAGACCGTGCTGCGCGGCGGAGCTGCCGAGCAGGCCGGCATGATGGCTGGGGACGAATGGCTGGCCGTCGAGGCCGATGGTCAGCGCTGGCGCATCAACAAACTGGACGATGTGCAGCTGTACGCGGCCGGCTCCAATCAGCTCACGGCCTGGGTAGCACGTGACCAGCAGATTCTGCAGCTGACGCTGAACCTGGGCGGCCTGCTCGCCAAAGCCGCCAGCGAGGATGCAGATAGCGCCAGCCCCATCAGCAATCTGGGGCTTGAAATCAGCGACAAGGCCGCTGCAGAGCGCTGGCTGACGGGCATTGCGGCCTGA